In the Girardinichthys multiradiatus isolate DD_20200921_A chromosome 4, DD_fGirMul_XY1, whole genome shotgun sequence genome, one interval contains:
- the kctd3 gene encoding BTB/POZ domain-containing protein KCTD3 translates to MATNGNSSSPGMGEIIQLNVGGTRFSTSRQTLMWIPDSFFSSLLSGRISTLRDETGAIFIDRDPTAFAPILNFLRTKELDLRGVNISVLRHEAEFYGITPLVRRLLLCEELDRSSCGSVLFHGYLPPPAVPTRNSSCDERPGPSGAEGFARVVPLPHPPLPGTDDSEKLDFMVDPRKVLIIAGHHNWIVAAYAHFVICYRIKESSGWQQVFSSPYLDWTIERIALNAKVVGGPHGDKDKMVAAASESRIILWSIQDGGSGNEIGIFSLGVPVDDLFFIGNQLVATSHTGKVGVWNAVTQHWQVQDVVPITSCDTAGSFLLLGCTNGSIYYIDMQKFPLRMKDNDLLVTELYHDPSNDAITALSVYLTPKTSVSGNWIEIAYGTSSGAVRVIVQHPETVGSGPQLFQTFTVHRSPVTKIMLSEKHLVSVCADNNHVRTWTVTRFRGMISTQPGSTPLASFKILSLEETESHGSYCSGNDIGPFGERDDQQVFIQKVIPITNKLFVRLSSTGKRICEVQSVDGTTITCFMVRECEGSSRMGSRPRRYLFTGHGNGSIQMWDLTTAMDTANKGEERKKDDVGGPTEEELLQLLDQCDLSTSRCATPNISPAPSVLHHTRLRESMSSLQLQAQEPIPESQATYGAVRPYRESPLLARARRTESFNSCRDFQNFSLSQISNTGPNQIPDSRRLLCNFGSEDSERSTSVMELWASRNTANISVTKADVSQESPQQPPDSPIPGGDVRRKVQPQSEEGDGVGSGGDGVKADVAVRKRGVLEGAFLGRKRAPPIPSLSSGSEGGGSDSSANASPSPTKLSSSTSPRHRKLAAEPSSHDSSL, encoded by the exons ATGGCCACGAACGGTAACAGTTCATCGCCTGGGATGGGAGAGATCATCCAGTTAAATGTCGGGGGGACAAG GTTCAGCACATCCAGACAAACTCTGATGTGGATCCCAGACTCTTTCTTCTCAAG tttACTGAGTGGGAGGATATCCACTCTGCGGGATGAAACTGGAGCT atatttattgaCAGAGACCCCACAGCATTTGCACCTATTCTCAACTTTCTCCGAACCAAAGAACTGGACTTGCG AGGTGTCAACATCAGTGTGCTGCGACACGAAGCGGAGTTCTATGGAATCACTCCTTTAG TGAGACGCCTGCTGCTATGCGAGGAACTGGACCGCTCATCATGTGGTAGTGTTCTCTTCCATGGTTACCTGCCTCCCCCAG CTGTCCCTACTCGAAATTCATCTTGTGATGAGCGACCGGGTCCCAGTGGAGCGGAGGGCTTCGCCCGTGTTGTTCCCCTTCCTCATCCTCCTTTGCCTGGAACAGATGACTCAGAGAAACTGG ATTTCATGGTTGACCCCAGGAAAGTGCTGATTATAGCAGGACATCACAACTGGATTGTTGCAGCTTATGCACACTTTGTCATCTGCTACAG GATAAAGGAATCATCAGGATGGCAGCAAGTGTTTTCCTCACCCTACCTTGACTGGACCATTGAACGTATAGCACTTAATGCTAAAGTGGTGGGTGGTCCACATGGAGACAAGGACAAGATGGTGGCTGCTGCCTCTGAAAGCAGGATTATCCTCTGGAGTATCCAAGATGGAGGCAGTGGAAATGAAATTG GTATATTCAGTCTTGGTGTTCCTGTTGACGACCTCTTCTTCATTGGGAATCAGCTGGTGGCTACAAGCCACACGGGAAAGGTTGGTGTGTGGAACGCCGTCACACAACACTGGCAG GTTCAAGATGTAGTTCCCATCACCAGCTGTGACACAGCTGGGTCCTTCCTTCTACTGGGCTGCACCAATGGCTCCATCTATTATATAG ACATGCAGAAGTTTCCTCTAAGGATGAAGGACAACGATCTCTTAGTAACTGAGCTTTATCACGATCCTTCAAACGATGCCATTACTGCACTGTCTGTGTACCTCACACCTAAAACCA GTGTGAGTGGGAACTGGATAGAGATAGCCTATGGGACGAGCAGTGGTGCAGTGAGAGTGATTGTTCAGCACCCAGAGACCGTAGGATCGGGTCCTCAGCTCTTTCAGACATTCACTGTACATAGAAGCCCAGTGACAAAGATTATGTTATCTGAGAAACATCTAGTATCAG TGTGTGCGGACAACAACCACGTTCGGACGTGGACGGTGACACGGTTCAGGGGGATGATCTCCACGCAGCCCGGCTCCACCCCTTTGGCTTCCTTTAAGATTCTGTCCCTGGAGGAGACGGAGAGCCATGGAAGCTACTGCTCTGGGAATGATATAG GCCCCTTTGGAGAGAGAGATGATCAACAAGTTTTCATCCAGAAGGTCATCCCCATCACAAACAAATTGTTTGTGAGGCTCTCCTCAACTGGAAAAAG GATCTGTGAGGTGCAATCAGTGGATGGAACCACTATCACTTGCTTCATGGTTCGGGAGTGTGAGGGTTCCAGCCGGATGGGGTCCCGACCGCGTCGCTATTTGTTCACCGGTCATGGAAATGGTAGTATTCAAATGTGGGACCTCACCACTGCGATGGACACAGCCAACAAAGGTGAAGAGAGGAAGAAAGATG ATGTAGGTGGCCCAACAGAGGAGGAGCTGCTTCAGCTGCTGGACCAGTGTGACCTTAGTACGTCTCGCTGTGCAACCCCAAATATAAGCCCCGCCCCCTCTGTGTTGCACCACACACGCCTCAGAGAGTCCATGTCAAG TCTGCAGTTGCAGGCCCAGGAACCTATTCCTGAGAGCCAGGCCACCTATGGAGCTGTCCGGCCCTACAGAGAGAGCCCCCTGCTGGCCCGAGCTCGTCGAACTGAATCCTTTAACAGCTGCAG aGACTTCCAGAACTTCAGCCTGAGCCAGATATCCAACACTGGACCCAACCAGATCCCCGATTCCCGGCGCTTGCTGTGTAACTTTGGGTCTGAGGACAGTGAGAGGAGCACCTCTGTCATGGAGCTCTGGGCTTCCCGTAACACCGCAAACATCTCAGTGACTAAAGCAGACGTGAGTCAAGAATCACCACAGCAACCTCCAGACAGCCCAATTCCAGGAGGGGACGTGAGACGAAAGGTGCAACCTCAGTCAGAGGAAGGAGATGGCGTTGGATCAGGGGGAGACGGGGTTAAAGCCGACGTAGCTGTGAGGAAGAGGGGAGTGCTAGAGGGGGCCTTTCTGGGGAGGAAGAGGGCTCCTCCAATTCCATCTCTCTCCTCTGGATCTGAAGGTGGCGGCAGTGACTCATCTGCAAACGCTTCGCCCTCCCCAACCAAACTGTCTTCCTCCACCTCTCCGCGACACAGGAAGCTGGCAGCTGAACCATCTAGTCATGACAGCAGCCTTTGA